Proteins from a genomic interval of Thermoanaerobacterium thermosaccharolyticum DSM 571:
- the deoC gene encoding deoxyribose-phosphate aldolase — translation MEIAKIIDHTLLKADATDAQIKKLAEEAIEHGFASVCINPCHVKYVADILKNSGVKVCTVIGFPLGANTVEAKVFETKEAISNGAQEIDMVLNIGKLKVGDYDYVKNEIKAVTRAAKSFGDIIVKVILETCYLSDEEKIKACKITVDAGADFVKTSTGFGSGGATVHDVELMRKTVGENFGVKASGGIRTAEFAREIVKAGANRIGTSSGIQIVKGW, via the coding sequence ATGGAAATTGCAAAAATAATTGATCATACACTCTTGAAAGCGGATGCAACAGATGCACAAATTAAAAAATTAGCAGAAGAAGCTATTGAACACGGTTTTGCGTCTGTTTGTATAAATCCGTGTCATGTAAAATATGTTGCAGATATATTGAAAAACAGCGGTGTAAAGGTATGTACGGTAATTGGTTTTCCTTTAGGGGCTAATACTGTCGAAGCAAAAGTTTTTGAAACAAAAGAAGCTATTTCCAATGGGGCACAAGAGATAGACATGGTTTTGAATATCGGCAAACTTAAAGTTGGAGACTATGATTATGTAAAGAATGAAATAAAAGCTGTAACGCGTGCTGCTAAATCATTTGGAGATATAATCGTAAAAGTCATATTAGAAACATGTTATCTTTCCGATGAAGAAAAAATAAAGGCTTGTAAAATTACAGTGGATGCAGGGGCTGATTTTGTAAAGACATCAACTGGGTTTGGCAGCGGCGGTGCTACCGTACATGATGTAGAACTTATGAGAAAAACCGTAGGTGAAAATTTTGGTGTCAAGGCATCAGGAGGTATAAGGACTGCAGAATTTGCAAGAGAAATTGTCAAGGCAGGTGCTAATAGGATAGGTACAAGTTCAGGTATACAAATTGTAAAGGGATGGTAA
- the recO gene encoding DNA repair protein RecO, with the protein MKFIKTESIVLKSRLIGESDKVITLFTKTNGKIQAIAKGARNSKSRFLGSSHPFSIGYYVLFHGQNYYYVDQWELIHSFLKIDDDILKLSYASYFADVVYKLLQDDDRNINIYNLLKYSLLLLEKGSVNNDLLAVLFNLKFVTFMGYMPEVDHCVSCGKKDKLVYFSPAKGGVLCNNCKSAVDDIFYLKRDTLNILRFLLKYGFNNIGKIVVQKATVDELDRLMTEYMNVHFDKIFQSKNFLDKIKNM; encoded by the coding sequence ATGAAGTTTATAAAGACTGAATCTATTGTTTTGAAAAGCAGACTTATTGGCGAGTCAGATAAAGTTATTACACTTTTTACAAAAACAAACGGAAAGATACAGGCGATAGCCAAAGGTGCAAGGAATTCTAAAAGTAGATTTTTAGGGTCTTCTCACCCGTTTTCTATTGGATATTATGTTTTATTCCATGGTCAAAATTATTATTATGTGGATCAATGGGAATTAATTCATTCTTTTTTAAAGATTGATGACGACATTTTGAAGCTTTCTTATGCATCGTATTTTGCCGATGTTGTATACAAATTGCTTCAAGATGATGATAGAAATATAAATATCTATAATCTTTTGAAATATTCTTTGCTGTTGCTTGAAAAAGGTTCCGTCAATAATGATTTACTTGCAGTTTTATTTAACTTGAAATTTGTGACGTTTATGGGTTATATGCCTGAAGTTGATCATTGCGTATCTTGTGGTAAAAAAGATAAGCTTGTGTATTTTTCGCCAGCTAAAGGCGGTGTTTTATGCAATAATTGCAAAAGCGCGGTAGATGACATATTCTATTTGAAAAGAGATACACTAAATATATTAAGATTTTTACTTAAATATGGCTTCAATAATATAGGAAAAATAGTAGTGCAAAAAGCGACTGTAGACGAACTAGACAGACTAATGACTGAATATATGAATGTTCATTTTGACAAGATATTTCAGTCAAAGAATTTTTTAGACAAGATAAAGAACATGTAG
- a CDS encoding DUF4342 domain-containing protein, protein MENDLEKIDQIVARAGVSYKEAKEALEKSNGDVVDALIYLEENKKKWTENLSVAGSEVVDKIKEIVKKGNVTKIRIKKDDNVILEIPVTAGAISAIIVPQLTIVGAALAFFTNCTIEIERPNKEITVLKEEKE, encoded by the coding sequence GTGGAAAATGATCTTGAGAAGATTGACCAGATTGTTGCAAGGGCAGGAGTTAGTTATAAAGAAGCGAAGGAAGCGTTGGAGAAAAGCAATGGCGATGTTGTTGATGCCCTTATCTATCTGGAGGAAAACAAGAAAAAATGGACAGAAAATTTATCTGTTGCTGGCTCTGAAGTCGTTGATAAAATAAAAGAAATAGTAAAAAAAGGAAATGTGACGAAAATTAGGATCAAAAAAGATGACAATGTAATACTAGAAATACCGGTTACAGCAGGTGCTATTTCGGCTATTATAGTTCCTCAGCTTACTATAGTGGGTGCTGCGTTAGCGTTTTTTACTAATTGCACTATTGAGATAGAGAGACCAAATAAAGAGATCACAGTTTTAAAAGAAGAAAAGGAATGA
- a CDS encoding glycine--tRNA ligase, with amino-acid sequence MAFEVTMDKIVSLAKNRGFIFPGSEIYGGLANTWDYGPLGVEFKNNVKKAWWSKFIQENQYNVGIDCAILMNPETWVASGHVGGFSDPLMDCKECKSRFRADKLVEDYLKEQGQEAIVDGWSNDKLKQFIEVNNVPCPVCGAHNFTDIRKFNLMFKTFQGVTEDSKSEIYLRPETAQGIFVNFKNVLRTTRRKIPFGIGQIGKSFRNEITPGNFTFRTREFEQMELEFFCKPGEDIEWFNYWKEFCMNWLLNLGLKKENLRFRDHSKEELSHYSNATTDIEYRFPFGWGELWGIADRTDFDLKRHMEHSGVDLTYFDPITNEKYIPYCIEPSVGADRVALAFLIDAYNEEEVEENDTRVVLKLHPMIAPIKAAVLPLSKKLGDNAYKLYDDLRKEFVVDYDETGSIGKRYRRQDEIGTPYCITYDFDSLNDESVTIRDRDTMQQVRLKINEVKPYLESKLKI; translated from the coding sequence ATGGCTTTTGAAGTGACTATGGATAAAATAGTATCTCTTGCAAAAAATCGAGGCTTTATATTTCCAGGATCCGAAATTTATGGAGGGCTAGCGAATACATGGGATTATGGGCCACTTGGAGTAGAATTTAAAAACAATGTGAAAAAAGCTTGGTGGTCAAAATTTATACAGGAGAATCAATATAACGTTGGAATTGATTGTGCAATATTGATGAATCCTGAAACATGGGTAGCATCAGGGCACGTAGGTGGGTTTAGTGATCCATTGATGGACTGCAAAGAGTGCAAGTCAAGATTTCGTGCTGATAAACTTGTTGAAGATTATTTGAAAGAACAAGGACAAGAAGCTATTGTTGATGGTTGGTCCAATGACAAATTAAAGCAATTCATAGAGGTAAATAATGTACCTTGTCCTGTTTGTGGTGCACACAACTTTACCGATATAAGAAAATTTAATTTGATGTTTAAAACATTTCAGGGAGTTACAGAAGATTCTAAATCAGAGATATATTTAAGACCAGAAACGGCACAAGGAATATTTGTAAATTTTAAAAATGTATTAAGAACAACAAGGAGAAAAATACCTTTTGGAATAGGACAAATTGGGAAATCTTTTAGAAATGAAATCACTCCTGGAAATTTTACATTTAGGACGAGAGAATTTGAACAGATGGAGTTGGAGTTCTTCTGTAAACCTGGTGAAGACATAGAGTGGTTTAATTACTGGAAAGAGTTTTGTATGAATTGGCTCTTGAATTTAGGTCTAAAAAAGGAAAATTTAAGATTTAGAGATCATAGCAAAGAAGAGCTTTCTCATTACAGCAATGCGACTACAGACATAGAATACAGATTTCCTTTCGGGTGGGGAGAGCTATGGGGCATAGCTGACAGAACAGATTTTGACTTGAAGAGACATATGGAGCACTCTGGAGTTGATTTAACTTATTTTGATCCAATTACAAATGAGAAGTACATACCATATTGTATAGAACCGTCTGTTGGTGCAGATAGAGTGGCTTTGGCTTTTTTGATAGATGCATATAATGAAGAAGAGGTAGAAGAAAATGATACAAGGGTTGTATTGAAATTACATCCTATGATTGCGCCGATTAAGGCGGCTGTTCTCCCGCTGTCAAAAAAACTTGGTGATAATGCTTATAAATTGTATGACGATTTAAGAAAAGAGTTTGTCGTGGATTACGATGAAACAGGGAGCATAGGGAAGAGATACAGGCGTCAAGATGAAATTGGAACACCTTACTGTATTACATATGATTTTGATTCGTTAAATGATGAGTCTGTAACGATAAGAGACAGGGATACTATGCAACAAGTAAGATTAAAAATTAACGAAGTGAAACCATATTTAGAATCAAAATTAAAAATATAA
- a CDS encoding pyruvate, water dikinase regulatory protein, with protein sequence MDENVVIYLVSDSSIDTAEHVAAIAASRFGANISQIKKFPYVGDKNQIDEIAIDASNNKNSLIIHTMVVDELKKHLLKKAQQFNLRIVDVMGPIMDAIEGTTGIPPSDLFFPKRKLDEDYFKKMDAIEFAVKHDDGKDANGILLADVVILGVSRTSKTPLCMYLAHKYIKAANFPLVPEVDPPRELFEIDHNRIFGLMINIDNLVEIRKERLKSLGLDSKAVYAAKDRIIKELNYAKEVMQRLDCTVIDVTNKAVEETASIILNKINKGGL encoded by the coding sequence GTGGATGAGAATGTTGTTATTTATCTCGTTTCGGATTCTAGTATAGATACAGCAGAACATGTTGCGGCAATAGCTGCTTCTAGATTTGGTGCTAATATAAGTCAGATAAAAAAATTTCCTTATGTTGGAGATAAAAATCAAATTGATGAAATAGCTATTGATGCATCAAATAACAAAAATAGTCTTATAATACATACAATGGTAGTTGACGAGCTTAAAAAGCATCTACTTAAGAAAGCCCAGCAGTTTAATTTGCGCATAGTAGATGTGATGGGACCGATTATGGATGCTATAGAAGGTACTACTGGTATACCACCTTCTGATTTGTTCTTTCCTAAGAGGAAATTGGATGAGGACTATTTTAAAAAGATGGATGCAATTGAATTCGCTGTAAAGCACGATGATGGAAAAGATGCTAACGGTATATTGTTGGCTGACGTAGTGATATTAGGTGTATCTAGGACTTCAAAGACTCCTTTATGTATGTACCTTGCACATAAATACATTAAAGCTGCAAATTTTCCGCTTGTTCCTGAAGTAGATCCACCGAGGGAGTTATTTGAGATAGATCATAATAGAATATTTGGACTCATGATAAATATTGATAATTTGGTGGAAATACGAAAAGAAAGGCTAAAATCGCTTGGATTAGATTCTAAGGCAGTGTATGCTGCTAAAGATAGAATAATTAAAGAACTTAATTATGCTAAGGAGGTGATGCAGAGATTAGACTGTACAGTTATTGATGTAACAAATAAAGCTGTTGAAGAAACAGCAAGCATAATATTAAATAAAATAAATAAAGGAGGACTATAA
- the ppdK gene encoding pyruvate, phosphate dikinase, translated as MAKKYVYLFSEGNASMRNLLGGKGANLAEMTNLGLPVPQGFTVTTEACTKYYEDGKKISDDIVEEIYKNMAILEQINNKKFGDKKNPLLVSVRSGARVSMPGMMDTILNLGLNDDTVVGLAEATNNERFAYDSYRRFIQMFSDVVMGIDKNKFEAILDAVKEENGAKYDTDLTAENLKEVVKRYKELYKQEMGVEFPQDPKVQLLEAVKAVFRSWDNPRAIVYRRLNDIPSDWGTAVNVQTMVFGNMGNDSGTGVAFTRNPATGEKALFGEFLMNAQGEDVVAGIRTPQPISTLKDIMPEVYNQFTEIANKLENHYRDMQDIEFTIERSKLYMLQTRNGKRTAQAALKVAIDLVNEGLIDEKEAVLRVDPKQLDQLLHPMFDAEALKAAKPIAKGLPASPGAAAGKVYFTADDAVEAAKGRGEKVVLVRMETSPEDIEGMVVAQGILTGRGGMTSHAAVVARGMGTCCVAGCSAALIDENEKVMKIGDVIVKEGDYISIDGSTGNVYLGEIKTVPPSLTGNFATLMGWADRYRKLKVKANADIPRDAKVAVNFGAEGIGLCRTEHMFFAEDRIPAMREMIVSKTEEQRRNALNKLLPMQRSDFEGLFEAMGEHPVTIRLLDPPLHEFLPHEDEDIKALANEMGMAFEDLKATVESLKEFNPMLGFRGCRLAVKYPEIAEMQTRAIIEAAINVSNKLGINIEPQIMIPLIGDIKEMKYVKEIIVKAADEVLKEKNANLKYQVGTMIEVPRAALTADEIAKEAEFFSFGTNDLTQLTFAFSRDDAGKFLESYYDKKIYDFDPFAKLDQNGVGKLVEMGTKLGRQTRPDLSVGICGEHGGDPSSIEFCHKAGLDYVSCSPYRVPIARLAAAQAAIKDEK; from the coding sequence ATGGCAAAGAAGTATGTTTATTTATTCAGCGAAGGTAATGCATCAATGAGAAACTTACTTGGTGGAAAAGGAGCAAACCTTGCTGAAATGACAAATTTAGGTTTGCCTGTGCCCCAAGGCTTTACTGTAACAACAGAAGCTTGTACTAAATATTATGAGGATGGCAAAAAAATATCAGATGATATAGTTGAAGAAATTTATAAGAATATGGCTATTCTAGAACAAATAAATAATAAAAAATTTGGCGACAAGAAAAATCCCTTGTTGGTTTCAGTACGTTCAGGTGCAAGGGTTTCTATGCCTGGAATGATGGATACGATCTTAAATCTTGGATTAAATGATGATACAGTTGTTGGACTTGCTGAAGCTACAAATAACGAGAGATTTGCTTATGACAGTTATAGAAGATTTATTCAAATGTTCTCAGATGTTGTAATGGGAATTGATAAGAATAAATTTGAGGCAATCCTTGATGCTGTAAAAGAAGAAAACGGTGCTAAATACGATACAGATCTAACTGCAGAAAACCTAAAAGAAGTTGTAAAGAGATATAAAGAATTGTACAAGCAAGAGATGGGTGTTGAATTCCCGCAAGATCCAAAGGTTCAGCTACTCGAAGCTGTCAAAGCCGTATTTAGATCATGGGATAACCCAAGGGCTATTGTATATAGAAGGTTAAATGATATACCTAGCGATTGGGGTACTGCTGTAAATGTCCAGACAATGGTATTTGGCAATATGGGAAATGATTCTGGTACAGGCGTTGCATTTACTAGAAATCCTGCTACAGGCGAAAAAGCTTTATTCGGAGAATTCTTAATGAATGCTCAAGGTGAAGATGTCGTTGCAGGTATAAGGACGCCACAGCCAATATCAACATTAAAAGATATTATGCCAGAAGTATACAATCAGTTTACAGAGATTGCAAACAAGCTGGAAAACCACTACAGAGATATGCAAGACATTGAATTTACGATTGAAAGATCAAAGTTGTACATGCTTCAAACTAGAAATGGAAAGAGAACTGCTCAGGCAGCATTAAAAGTTGCAATCGATTTAGTGAATGAAGGATTGATTGATGAAAAAGAAGCAGTATTAAGAGTTGATCCGAAACAGCTTGACCAGTTATTGCATCCAATGTTTGACGCGGAAGCACTAAAAGCAGCAAAACCAATTGCAAAAGGCTTACCAGCATCACCAGGTGCAGCTGCAGGAAAGGTATATTTTACAGCAGATGATGCGGTTGAAGCTGCAAAAGGTAGAGGCGAAAAAGTAGTACTCGTAAGAATGGAAACATCTCCTGAGGATATTGAAGGCATGGTTGTTGCACAAGGTATTTTAACTGGTCGTGGTGGTATGACATCACATGCTGCTGTTGTCGCTAGAGGAATGGGAACATGCTGTGTAGCTGGTTGCAGTGCTGCTTTGATAGATGAGAATGAAAAAGTTATGAAAATAGGAGATGTTATTGTAAAAGAAGGAGACTACATATCAATAGATGGTAGCACAGGTAACGTATATCTCGGCGAAATTAAAACTGTACCACCTTCATTAACAGGTAATTTTGCTACGTTGATGGGATGGGCAGACAGATATAGAAAATTAAAAGTTAAAGCAAATGCCGACATTCCAAGAGATGCAAAAGTTGCAGTAAACTTTGGCGCTGAAGGAATAGGTCTTTGCAGAACAGAGCACATGTTCTTTGCTGAAGACAGAATACCTGCAATGAGAGAAATGATTGTATCAAAGACTGAGGAACAAAGAAGAAATGCATTGAACAAGCTTCTTCCAATGCAAAGGTCTGACTTTGAAGGATTGTTTGAGGCTATGGGAGAACATCCTGTAACAATACGTCTTCTTGATCCACCACTACATGAATTCTTGCCTCATGAGGATGAAGATATAAAAGCTTTGGCAAACGAAATGGGAATGGCATTTGAAGATTTGAAGGCTACTGTAGAAAGTCTTAAGGAGTTTAATCCAATGCTTGGATTTAGAGGATGCAGACTTGCTGTTAAGTATCCAGAAATAGCTGAGATGCAGACAAGAGCTATAATTGAGGCAGCAATAAATGTATCCAATAAACTAGGTATTAATATTGAACCACAAATAATGATACCTCTAATTGGCGATATAAAAGAAATGAAATATGTAAAAGAGATTATAGTAAAAGCTGCCGATGAAGTATTGAAAGAGAAGAATGCTAATCTTAAGTACCAAGTTGGAACAATGATTGAAGTACCTAGAGCTGCTCTTACAGCAGATGAAATTGCAAAAGAAGCAGAGTTCTTCTCGTTTGGTACAAATGACTTGACACAGCTTACATTTGCATTCTCAAGAGATGATGCAGGTAAATTCCTAGAATCATACTATGACAAGAAGATATACGACTTTGATCCATTTGCAAAGCTTGATCAAAATGGTGTAGGCAAGCTTGTTGAGATGGGCACAAAATTAGGTAGACAAACGAGACCTGATTTGAGTGTAGGTATATGCGGAGAACATGGCGGAGATCCATCGTCAATTGAATTCTGCCATAAAGCAGGACTTGACTATGTATCATGCTCACCATACAGAGTGCCAATTGCAAGACTTGCTGCTGCACAAGCCGCAATAAAGGATGAAAAATAA
- the rnr gene encoding ribonuclease R produces MNFKDKLLELFSDENYKPSKIDNILKMLDVDYSQKGIVEDLLKDLEKDGTIYKTKNEKYALSERLDIIKGKIDATSRGFAFLIPENENIKDIFISKDNLNNAMQNDIVLVRVIKKVEGKKWEGEVVKILKRANSTIVGTFEKSRNFGFVVPDDRNITQDVFISKADTMNAQDGMKVVVKITKWPEKRRSPEGKIVEILGRKNDPGVDVLSVIRSYNIPEEFPKKVIREAENIEDKISSEEISGRTDLRHLNIVTIDGEDAKDLDDAVAVEKLDSGDYILYVSIADVSHYVKEGSELDKEALNRGCSVYFIDRVIPMLPHRLSNGICSLNPSEDRLTLTVKMKIDKNGNVVDHDIFESVIRSKERMTYTNVYKILEGNDDELKERYKDLVGDFNNMRDLAKILLERRKRRGSVDFDFEEAKVIVDENGKPTDIVKVERNIAHRIIEEFMLVANETVAEHMHWINVPFVYRVHEHPDMEKLMAFNKFIHNLGYHIKGIGGDEIHPKALQELIKQVRGKNEQRIVETLLLRSLKRARYSPEDLGHYALATQYYTHFTSPIRRYPDLIIHRIIKENIHGKLNEKRQEHYNKILNDISLKSSERERAADSAEKEIEDLKKVEYMKERIGNVYKAIIANVTNYGFFVELDNTVEGLVDIDTLDDDYYHYDDETYTLIGERTKRKFSIGDEVYVKVVGANVDRREIDFVLASPDEATKIKMLDMSF; encoded by the coding sequence ATGAATTTTAAAGATAAATTATTAGAGCTTTTTAGCGACGAAAATTACAAGCCTTCAAAGATTGATAATATTTTGAAAATGCTTGATGTGGATTATAGTCAAAAAGGCATTGTTGAGGATTTATTAAAGGATTTAGAAAAAGATGGGACAATATATAAAACAAAAAATGAAAAGTACGCTTTATCAGAAAGACTGGATATAATAAAAGGCAAAATAGATGCTACTTCGAGAGGATTCGCTTTTTTGATACCAGAAAATGAAAACATTAAGGACATATTTATTTCTAAAGACAATTTAAACAATGCAATGCAAAATGATATTGTATTAGTGCGGGTAATAAAAAAAGTTGAAGGTAAAAAGTGGGAAGGAGAAGTTGTGAAAATACTCAAAAGGGCTAATTCTACTATAGTTGGCACTTTTGAGAAAAGCCGCAATTTTGGCTTTGTAGTTCCCGATGATAGAAACATTACGCAAGATGTTTTTATTTCAAAAGCTGACACTATGAATGCTCAAGATGGCATGAAAGTTGTCGTGAAAATAACTAAGTGGCCAGAAAAAAGGAGAAGTCCTGAAGGGAAAATAGTTGAGATTTTAGGCAGGAAAAATGATCCTGGAGTAGATGTACTGTCAGTGATTCGCTCATACAACATACCTGAAGAATTTCCAAAGAAAGTCATAAGAGAAGCAGAAAATATAGAAGATAAAATATCTAGTGAAGAAATATCAGGAAGGACAGATTTGCGCCACCTGAATATTGTGACAATAGATGGTGAAGATGCAAAGGATCTTGATGATGCTGTAGCAGTGGAAAAGCTTGATAGTGGTGATTATATACTTTATGTTAGTATTGCCGATGTCAGTCATTACGTAAAAGAAGGTTCGGAGCTTGATAAGGAGGCTTTAAACAGGGGCTGCAGTGTGTACTTTATAGATAGAGTCATACCAATGCTGCCACATAGATTGTCAAATGGAATTTGCAGCCTCAATCCATCAGAGGACAGATTGACACTTACAGTCAAGATGAAGATAGACAAGAATGGTAATGTTGTAGATCACGATATATTTGAAAGTGTAATACGAAGCAAAGAAAGAATGACATATACTAATGTATACAAAATTTTAGAAGGAAACGATGATGAATTAAAAGAGCGTTATAAAGATTTAGTAGGGGATTTTAATAATATGAGAGATTTGGCAAAGATATTGTTGGAAAGAAGAAAAAGACGGGGTAGTGTAGACTTTGATTTTGAAGAAGCAAAAGTAATTGTTGATGAAAATGGAAAACCAACCGATATTGTAAAAGTCGAGAGAAATATAGCACATAGGATTATTGAGGAATTTATGCTTGTTGCAAATGAGACAGTTGCCGAACACATGCATTGGATTAACGTGCCATTTGTGTATAGAGTTCATGAACATCCTGACATGGAAAAGTTGATGGCATTTAATAAATTTATACACAATCTTGGTTATCACATAAAAGGCATTGGAGGAGATGAAATACATCCAAAGGCTTTACAAGAACTTATAAAACAGGTGAGAGGAAAAAATGAACAAAGGATTGTAGAGACGCTTTTATTAAGATCCCTTAAAAGAGCTAGGTACAGTCCAGAGGATTTAGGCCACTATGCACTTGCAACGCAGTATTATACACACTTTACATCACCTATAAGAAGGTATCCTGATCTTATAATCCATAGGATTATTAAAGAGAATATTCATGGAAAATTGAATGAGAAGCGGCAGGAACATTATAACAAAATATTAAATGACATTTCATTAAAATCTTCAGAAAGGGAAAGAGCGGCGGATTCTGCAGAGAAAGAAATAGAAGATTTGAAGAAAGTAGAGTACATGAAAGAAAGAATTGGAAATGTATATAAGGCTATAATCGCTAATGTTACCAATTATGGGTTTTTTGTAGAGCTAGACAATACTGTAGAAGGATTGGTAGATATAGATACACTTGATGATGACTACTATCATTATGATGATGAAACATATACGTTGATAGGAGAAAGAACGAAGAGAAAGTTTTCTATAGGCGATGAAGTTTATGTAAAAGTTGTAGGTGCAAATGTAGACAGGAGAGAGATAGATTTTGTATTGGCGTCTCCTGATGAAGCAACAAAGATAAAGATGCTTGACATGAGTTTTTAA
- the smpB gene encoding SsrA-binding protein SmpB, giving the protein MTSENIKVLAQNKKASHDYFIDEVYEAGIVLFGTEVKSVRMGKVNLKDSFARIENNEVFLYNMHISPYEKGNIFNKDPLRTRKLLLNRREINKLTGYVTQKGYTLVPLRVYLKHGLVKIELAVARGKKLYDKREDIAKRDAKREIERHFKEKQHI; this is encoded by the coding sequence ATGACAAGCGAAAATATTAAAGTATTAGCACAAAATAAAAAAGCAAGCCACGATTATTTTATTGACGAAGTATATGAAGCGGGCATTGTACTCTTTGGTACTGAAGTTAAATCTGTTCGCATGGGTAAAGTCAATTTGAAGGACAGCTTTGCGCGTATTGAAAACAATGAAGTTTTCTTATACAATATGCATATAAGTCCTTATGAGAAAGGTAATATATTTAACAAGGATCCATTGAGAACAAGGAAATTGCTTTTAAACAGACGAGAAATAAATAAATTGACGGGATATGTTACTCAAAAAGGTTATACATTAGTACCACTAAGAGTTTATTTAAAACATGGACTCGTAAAAATTGAGTTGGCTGTAGCTAGAGGTAAGAAATTATATGATAAGAGAGAAGATATAGCAAAAAGAGATGCCAAGAGAGAAATTGAAAGGCATTTTAAAGAAAAACAGCATATATAA